A genome region from Candidatus Methylomirabilota bacterium includes the following:
- a CDS encoding UPF0182 family protein gives MGRSRTTLLFGLLLVVFAFVGQVVPLYTDWLWFQEVGYRQVFLTMLSYRGGLFTAVALGVLIFLYVNLSFAARTARPDVLWELEDQLGLPGRVVIEPLIRRFLPVVLVLISFLSALRASAQWETLLAYFNRVPFGTDDPLFGRDLGFFVFTLPLWRRLAGWGTTLVVGTLVLTLLIYVLQRSLVLTSHGPRLAAGARAHLLVLGAMLLGLVGASFWLGRFELVYSGRGVVFGATYTDVNAALPAYGVLTVLSLVAAVACLVQLARPGLRLVAVALAALMAVWVLGLGVYPGILQRFRVTPNELEAERPYIVHNIRMTRQAYGLDRIVEREFPADETLDPGALQRNAPTIENIRLWDHGPLLRTYAQLQEIRTYYKFVDVDVDRYAVNGEYRQVMLSPRELSYQHLQASRSWINEHLTFTHGYGAVVGPVNRVTPEGLPDFLVKDIPPRSQGFLPITRPEIYFGEIANDYVLVRTGSQELDYPAGDQNVYTTYQGQGGIPLSSFFRKLVFAARFGEIKILLSDDLTLESRVLMHRPVAERIRRIAPFFRYDRDPYIVVAQDGRLVWILDGYTTTDRYPYSDPVRGVGNYIRNSVKATVDAYHGTVTFYLADPTDPIVQVYARAFPELLRPLDAMPDDLRPHIRYPEDFFTLQARKYAVYHMEDPQVFYNKEDMWTVPRRTVDGREREMEPYYTILRLLGEKKEEFVLLTLFNPSRRDNMIAWLAARSDPPNYGRLVVYNFPKQKLVYGPRQIDARIDQDAAISEQLTLWSQRGSSVIRGSLLAIPIDQSLIYVQPIYLAASEQGALPELRRVVVAHGNQIAMEPTLEQALARVFGGRAAAAPVAAPGATPTRREPAGGGVAPLARRAWDTWQRAQDALRKGDWTQYGAEQKRLEEALRALTEAAR, from the coding sequence GCTCGTCGTCTTCGCCTTCGTCGGTCAGGTCGTGCCGCTGTATACCGACTGGCTCTGGTTCCAGGAGGTCGGCTACCGCCAGGTGTTCCTCACCATGCTGTCGTACCGGGGCGGGCTCTTCACGGCGGTGGCCCTGGGCGTGCTGATCTTCCTCTACGTGAACCTCAGCTTCGCGGCCCGGACGGCCCGGCCCGATGTGCTGTGGGAGCTGGAGGACCAGCTGGGGCTGCCCGGGCGGGTGGTGATCGAGCCTCTCATCCGCCGCTTCCTGCCCGTGGTGCTGGTCCTCATCTCCTTTCTCTCGGCCCTGCGGGCCAGCGCCCAGTGGGAGACCCTGCTCGCCTACTTCAATCGCGTGCCCTTCGGCACCGACGACCCGCTGTTCGGCCGGGACCTGGGGTTCTTCGTCTTCACCCTGCCGCTCTGGCGCCGCCTGGCCGGCTGGGGCACGACCCTGGTGGTGGGCACGCTCGTCTTGACGCTCTTGATCTACGTGCTGCAGCGCAGCCTCGTCCTGACGTCGCACGGTCCCCGACTGGCCGCGGGGGCGCGGGCCCACCTCCTCGTCCTGGGCGCGATGCTGCTGGGCCTGGTGGGCGCCAGCTTCTGGCTGGGTCGTTTCGAGCTGGTCTACTCCGGGCGCGGGGTCGTCTTCGGGGCGACCTACACCGACGTCAACGCGGCGCTGCCCGCGTACGGCGTGCTCACCGTGTTGTCCCTGGTCGCCGCGGTGGCCTGCCTGGTTCAGCTGGCCCGGCCCGGCTTGCGTCTGGTGGCGGTGGCCCTGGCCGCGCTGATGGCCGTCTGGGTCCTCGGGCTCGGCGTGTACCCGGGCATCTTGCAGCGCTTCCGGGTGACCCCCAACGAGCTGGAGGCCGAGCGGCCCTACATCGTCCACAACATCCGCATGACCCGGCAGGCGTACGGTCTGGACCGCATCGTCGAGCGCGAGTTTCCCGCCGACGAGACGCTCGACCCCGGCGCGCTGCAGCGGAACGCGCCGACCATCGAGAACATCCGCCTCTGGGACCACGGCCCGCTGCTGCGCACGTATGCTCAGCTGCAGGAGATCCGCACCTACTACAAGTTCGTCGACGTGGACGTCGACCGCTATGCGGTCAACGGCGAGTACCGGCAGGTCATGCTCTCGCCCCGGGAGCTGAGCTACCAGCACCTGCAGGCCAGCCGGAGCTGGATCAACGAGCACCTGACGTTCACGCATGGCTACGGCGCCGTGGTGGGCCCGGTGAACCGGGTGACGCCGGAGGGGTTGCCCGACTTCCTGGTCAAGGACATCCCGCCGCGGAGCCAGGGTTTCCTGCCCATCACCCGGCCGGAGATCTACTTCGGCGAGATCGCCAACGACTACGTCCTGGTGCGGACCGGCTCGCAGGAGCTGGATTACCCGGCCGGCGACCAGAACGTCTACACCACGTACCAGGGGCAGGGCGGCATTCCGCTCTCCTCGTTCTTCCGCAAGCTGGTGTTCGCCGCGCGCTTCGGCGAGATCAAGATCTTGTTGTCCGACGACCTCACGCTCGAGAGCCGCGTCCTCATGCACCGGCCCGTGGCCGAGCGGATCCGCCGCATCGCGCCCTTCTTCCGCTACGACCGCGACCCCTACATCGTCGTCGCCCAGGACGGCCGACTCGTTTGGATCCTCGACGGGTACACCACCACCGATCGGTACCCGTACTCCGACCCGGTGCGGGGCGTGGGGAACTACATCCGCAACTCGGTGAAGGCCACGGTCGATGCCTATCACGGCACGGTGACCTTCTATCTCGCCGACCCCACCGATCCCATCGTGCAGGTCTACGCGCGGGCCTTTCCCGAGCTGCTGCGTCCGCTCGACGCGATGCCGGACGACCTGCGCCCGCACATTCGCTACCCGGAGGACTTCTTCACCCTGCAGGCGCGGAAGTACGCCGTCTACCACATGGAAGATCCCCAGGTCTTCTACAACAAGGAGGACATGTGGACGGTGCCCCGGCGGACCGTGGATGGGCGTGAGCGGGAGATGGAGCCCTACTACACGATCCTGCGATTGCTGGGGGAGAAGAAGGAAGAGTTCGTCCTGCTCACCCTGTTCAATCCCAGCCGCCGCGACAACATGATCGCCTGGCTGGCCGCCCGCTCCGACCCGCCGAACTACGGCCGGCTCGTCGTCTATAACTTTCCCAAGCAGAAGCTCGTCTACGGCCCCCGTCAGATCGACGCCCGGATCGATCAGGACGCCGCGATCTCCGAGCAGCTCACGCTCTGGAGCCAGCGGGGCTCCAGCGTGATCCGCGGCTCGCTGCTGGCCATTCCCATCGACCAGTCACTCATCTACGTCCAGCCCATCTACCTGGCCGCCTCCGAGCAAGGTGCGCTACCCGAGCTGCGCCGGGTCGTCGTCGCCCACGGCAACCAGATCGCCATGGAGCCCACGCTCGAGCAGGCGCTGGCCCGGGTCTTCGGGGGCCGCGCGGCAGCGGCGCCGGTCGCCGCGCCGGGCGCGACGCCGACGCGACGAGAGCCGGCGGGCGGCGGCGTGGCGCCGCTGGCCCGGCGGGCCTGGGACACCTGGCAGCGGGCGCAGGACGCGCTGCGCAAGGGGGACTGGACCCAGTACGGGGCCGAGCAGAAGCGCCTTGAAGAGGCCCTGCGCGCGCTCACCGAAGCCGCCCGGTAA